Proteins encoded together in one Acidimicrobiales bacterium window:
- a CDS encoding glycosyltransferase family 39 protein, translating to MPTATTRTGATPPPGLTTTAPRGAPWSGAGSTRWWLLGIVVLGVALRVAWALYATRQPVGLHDPTFYTVFAEEIARGNGYRLPDGQPTAYYPVGYPAVLGALFWLADHSPLPDGRMGLVVGLNLACAASSLVLVFLIGRRLFDQRVALLAAGIMAVFPNLVFHAALALTETLFITLALLAVLVLVSTPWERRPLGALVGFGLLVGLSALVRPPSLLFLPVLALVGWWGAGWGWRAVGRSVLVAGLAAVAVIAPWTLRNAVVMTSPVIISTNMGDNLCIGNNPEATGAFQMPPSCLDGYDHLERPEYELRRDAEGRRKGLEHILGQPADQLRLVPLRLFHTFKDDTDGLHAAESYGADPFIPPFRRSILEAVANAVFFATLLTAMAAMPWLLRGRDPGRLLLLLSAVSLVLPPLVFFGDVRFHVPMIPFQVLAAAALLGALADMVRARWAADR from the coding sequence GTGCCGACCGCGACCACCCGGACCGGAGCGACCCCGCCGCCCGGCCTCACGACGACGGCTCCCCGAGGCGCACCCTGGTCAGGGGCCGGCAGCACCCGCTGGTGGCTGCTCGGGATCGTGGTCCTCGGCGTCGCCCTGCGGGTGGCGTGGGCGCTCTACGCCACTCGTCAGCCGGTCGGTCTCCACGACCCGACCTTCTACACGGTCTTCGCCGAGGAAATCGCCCGGGGGAACGGCTACCGCCTCCCCGACGGCCAGCCGACCGCCTACTACCCCGTCGGCTACCCGGCTGTCCTGGGAGCCCTCTTCTGGCTCGCCGACCACAGCCCGTTGCCGGACGGCCGGATGGGCCTCGTGGTGGGGCTCAACCTCGCCTGCGCCGCATCGTCGCTCGTGCTGGTCTTCCTGATCGGGCGCCGGCTCTTCGACCAGCGAGTTGCCCTCCTCGCCGCGGGCATCATGGCCGTCTTCCCGAACCTGGTCTTCCACGCCGCCCTGGCACTGACCGAGACGCTCTTCATCACCCTGGCCCTGCTCGCGGTGCTGGTGCTGGTGTCGACCCCATGGGAGCGACGTCCGCTCGGCGCCCTGGTCGGCTTCGGGCTGCTCGTGGGCCTCTCTGCCCTGGTCCGTCCGCCGTCCCTCCTCTTCCTGCCCGTCCTCGCGCTGGTCGGCTGGTGGGGTGCCGGTTGGGGATGGCGGGCGGTCGGTCGATCGGTGCTGGTCGCCGGCCTTGCGGCCGTCGCGGTGATCGCCCCTTGGACGCTCCGAAACGCGGTGGTCATGACGTCGCCGGTGATCATCTCGACGAACATGGGCGACAACCTCTGCATCGGGAACAACCCGGAGGCCACCGGCGCCTTCCAGATGCCCCCGTCGTGCCTCGACGGCTACGACCACCTCGAGCGGCCGGAGTACGAGCTGCGCCGTGACGCCGAAGGTCGCCGGAAGGGGCTGGAGCACATCCTCGGCCAGCCGGCCGACCAGCTCCGCCTCGTCCCGCTCCGGCTGTTCCACACCTTCAAGGACGACACCGACGGGCTCCACGCCGCCGAGAGCTACGGCGCCGACCCGTTCATCCCCCCCTTTCGGCGCTCGATCCTGGAGGCAGTCGCCAACGCGGTCTTCTTCGCCACCCTGCTGACGGCGATGGCTGCCATGCCGTGGTTGCTGCGGGGTCGAGACCCGGGCCGCCTGCTCCTGCTGCTGAGTGCTGTGTCGCTCGTCCTCCCGCCGCTGGTCTTCTTCGGCGACGTCCGCTTCCACGTTCCGATGATCCCCTTCCAGGTCCTGGCGGCTGCGGCCCTGCTGGGAGCACTGGCCGACATGGTGCGCGCCCGGTGGGCAGCCGACCGCTGA
- a CDS encoding glycosyltransferase family 39 protein, which yields MTEPHPSPPEVQGTRGSRRFALGLLVIVVVALGVRVAFTLLVDPQVPEVSDAAAYHMLGENLAEGRGFIRPFDRTILGEIRPTAEYPPLLPAVLALAHLVGIASVDGQQLVLCVVGTATVAVIGLLGRRVGGDLVGLVAAGVAAVYPMLFQSDAILMPETPFALLVATTLLFAHRAAERRGLDDIALVGVTAGLAALTRAEGLLLVLFLVIPLSARVADLSWRRRATLCLVGLVAAALVVVPWTVRNAVRFDGALVPVSNNMGTALDGANCDRTYHGSQTGLWLYDCFGGFDLSEQDEAEAAAFHRDRGLRYVADNLGRLPTVLAIRQGRTWGLYDVGQQVTVESFEGRDRRWQEVGTRTYWLLVPFAVGGIIVLRRRRALMWPMLSTVVLVVVTTTVTYGNQRFRVAAEPAIVVLAATGAVALIDEARRRTGGRSRTEAAPVRSAAAPGGSAPSPPGR from the coding sequence GTGACCGAGCCCCACCCGAGCCCACCCGAGGTCCAGGGCACTCGAGGGTCCCGGCGCTTCGCCCTCGGCCTGCTCGTCATCGTGGTCGTCGCGCTCGGCGTACGGGTCGCCTTCACGCTCCTGGTGGACCCCCAGGTCCCTGAGGTGAGCGACGCCGCGGCGTACCACATGCTCGGCGAGAACCTGGCCGAGGGCCGAGGCTTCATCCGGCCCTTCGACCGCACCATCCTCGGCGAGATCCGCCCGACAGCCGAGTACCCCCCGCTGCTCCCCGCCGTCCTGGCCCTCGCCCACCTCGTCGGCATCGCCTCGGTCGACGGACAACAGCTGGTGCTCTGCGTCGTCGGCACGGCGACGGTCGCCGTGATCGGGCTCCTCGGTCGCCGGGTCGGTGGTGACCTCGTCGGCCTCGTCGCCGCCGGCGTCGCGGCCGTCTACCCCATGCTCTTCCAGAGCGATGCCATCTTGATGCCGGAGACGCCGTTCGCCCTCCTCGTCGCCACGACGCTCCTCTTCGCCCACCGGGCTGCCGAGCGGCGTGGCCTCGACGACATCGCCCTCGTCGGGGTCACGGCTGGACTCGCCGCCCTCACCAGGGCCGAGGGGCTGCTACTCGTCCTCTTCCTCGTCATCCCCCTCTCGGCGCGAGTCGCTGACCTCTCGTGGCGCCGCCGCGCCACCCTCTGCCTGGTCGGTCTGGTCGCAGCCGCCCTCGTGGTCGTCCCGTGGACGGTCCGCAACGCGGTGCGCTTCGACGGCGCCCTCGTGCCGGTCTCGAACAACATGGGCACCGCCCTCGACGGGGCCAACTGCGACCGCACCTACCACGGCAGCCAAACGGGGCTCTGGCTCTACGATTGCTTCGGAGGCTTCGACCTCAGCGAGCAGGACGAGGCCGAGGCAGCGGCGTTCCATCGTGACCGCGGTTTGCGCTACGTGGCCGACAACCTTGGTCGCCTGCCCACCGTGCTCGCCATCCGCCAGGGGCGCACCTGGGGCCTCTACGACGTCGGCCAGCAGGTCACCGTGGAGTCGTTCGAGGGCCGCGACCGGCGCTGGCAGGAGGTCGGCACCCGCACCTACTGGCTGCTCGTGCCCTTCGCCGTCGGGGGCATCATCGTCCTCCGCCGCCGACGGGCGCTGATGTGGCCCATGCTGTCGACGGTCGTCCTCGTCGTCGTCACCACGACGGTGACCTACGGGAACCAGCGGTTCCGGGTGGCGGCTGAGCCTGCCATCGTCGTGCTGGCCGCCACCGGCGCCGTCGCCCTCATCGACGAGGCACGGCGACGCACAGGAGGGAGGTCCCGAACGGAAGCGGCACCCGTCCGATCAGCAGCCGCTCCAGGAGGGTCAGCACCATCGCCGCCCGGTCGATGA
- a CDS encoding glycosyltransferase, producing the protein MTTDVALVVPVFDEDERLAEYGETLVAFIACQPAGSELVFVDDGSSDGTAAAVEALIAASPGLPVRLLRRQHQGKGGAVAAGLASTTASYAAFCDLDLSTPLEQLERIIAAATRAPVLAVGSRDLSGSRVTRPEGRVREALGRTYNRLLQATITPGIVDTQCGAKAASAAVWRAVLPHCRERGFAWDAEAIAVAGALGIGVQEVPVEWRHDERSKVNVVRDGTAMVWATARIWRRARHVRAGQLPSRTPVAAASPGTTGAGVFDGDNAALLMATDRDHWWFRSKAAFVATALRRATASESTDGWLVDAGAGAGGVTAMLGWAPDRVVVAEGSHRLVAQAHRHHGLPAVQAGVDHLPLATGTAEVVCLLDVIEHLAGSVPALVEARRVLADGGHLVVNVPAHRWLWSAADEALGHVRRYNRRTLRAELVAAGFEPLLMTHVFSWLVGPVWLKRRLASGGDAELGLDQTSFLIDRAAMVLTLLERLLIGRVPLPFGTSLLCVAVPRR; encoded by the coding sequence GTGACCACCGATGTCGCCCTCGTGGTCCCCGTCTTCGACGAGGACGAACGCCTCGCCGAGTACGGGGAGACCCTCGTCGCGTTCATCGCGTGCCAACCGGCGGGCAGCGAGCTGGTGTTCGTCGACGACGGGAGCAGCGACGGCACCGCGGCGGCGGTCGAAGCGCTGATCGCCGCGTCGCCGGGCCTCCCGGTCCGCCTTCTACGACGGCAACACCAGGGCAAGGGCGGGGCCGTGGCGGCCGGCCTGGCCTCGACCACCGCGTCCTATGCCGCGTTCTGCGACCTCGACCTGTCGACGCCGCTCGAACAGCTCGAGCGGATCATCGCTGCGGCCACACGGGCACCGGTGCTGGCGGTGGGGTCGCGGGACCTTTCCGGCTCGCGCGTGACCCGCCCCGAGGGCCGTGTGCGCGAGGCGCTGGGACGGACCTACAACCGCCTCCTCCAGGCGACGATCACCCCGGGCATCGTCGACACCCAGTGCGGTGCAAAGGCGGCGTCCGCGGCAGTGTGGCGAGCGGTGCTCCCGCACTGTCGAGAGCGGGGCTTCGCCTGGGACGCCGAGGCCATCGCCGTCGCCGGGGCGCTCGGCATCGGTGTCCAGGAGGTCCCCGTCGAGTGGCGACACGACGAGCGCTCGAAGGTGAACGTCGTCCGGGACGGCACAGCCATGGTGTGGGCCACCGCACGGATCTGGCGCCGGGCTCGCCACGTCCGTGCCGGCCAACTGCCGAGCCGGACGCCGGTGGCGGCCGCCTCCCCCGGGACGACCGGCGCCGGTGTCTTCGACGGCGACAACGCCGCCCTCCTCATGGCGACAGACCGCGATCACTGGTGGTTCCGGAGCAAGGCGGCCTTCGTGGCCACGGCGCTGCGACGAGCGACCGCCTCGGAGTCGACCGACGGGTGGCTGGTCGATGCCGGCGCGGGCGCGGGTGGGGTGACCGCCATGTTGGGGTGGGCGCCGGACCGGGTGGTCGTGGCCGAGGGGAGCCATCGGCTCGTGGCGCAGGCGCACCGCCACCACGGCCTCCCCGCGGTCCAGGCGGGGGTGGACCACCTGCCGCTCGCCACCGGGACGGCCGAGGTCGTCTGCCTCCTCGACGTCATCGAGCACCTCGCCGGCTCGGTCCCTGCACTGGTCGAGGCCCGCCGGGTGCTGGCGGACGGCGGGCACCTGGTGGTGAACGTGCCCGCCCACCGATGGCTGTGGAGCGCGGCCGACGAGGCGTTGGGCCACGTTCGACGCTACAACCGCCGGACGCTGCGGGCCGAGCTCGTGGCGGCCGGGTTCGAGCCCCTTCTCATGACTCACGTCTTCAGCTGGCTGGTGGGGCCGGTGTGGCTGAAGCGGCGCTTGGCCTCGGGAGGAGACGCCGAGCTGGGACTCGATCAGACGTCGTTCCTCATCGACCGGGCGGCGATGGTGCTGACCCTCCTGGAGCGGCTGCTGATCGGACGGGTGCCGCTTCCGTTCGGGACCTCCCTCCTGTGCGTCGCCGTGCCTCGTCGATGA
- a CDS encoding NAD(P)/FAD-dependent oxidoreductase: MAPPQGDTHPAPDPHEVVIIGAGPAGLTAAYQLAKAGERSTVLESTDVVGGISQTAERDGWRFDIGGHRFFTKVREVEALWHEILPDEDFLMRPRMSRIFYGGKFYDYPLKAGNALRNLGVVEAVLCVLSYVWARVRPPKDQSNFEGWVSARFGARLYRTFFKTYTEKVWGVPATEIQADWAAQRIKNLSLFTAVLNALLPKRNQKDIASLIEEFQYPKYGPGMMWERCRDLVVEAGSDVVMEARVTKVRHDGGRAVEVVWVRDGVESAHPCTDVVSSMPLPSLIRAMDPPVPDAVRAAADDLKFRDFLTVALVVPEEAGFPDNWIYVHSADVHLGRIQNFGSWSPYLVKEGRTCLGLEYFVFEGDHLWTMADDDLIALGARELATLGLVDPARVEAGYVVRMPKAYPTYDEHYRANVDVLRAWLAEHAPNVHPVGRNGMHRYNNQDHSMMTAMLTVENILGARHDIWAVNVEEEYHEERAAEGPEDVRVSRSGRAAPIIPRAVQDAAAEQRRLRSG, from the coding sequence ATGGCCCCGCCGCAAGGCGACACGCACCCCGCTCCCGACCCCCACGAGGTCGTCATCATCGGCGCCGGCCCCGCCGGCCTGACCGCCGCCTACCAGCTGGCGAAGGCTGGTGAGCGGTCGACGGTCCTCGAGTCGACCGACGTCGTCGGCGGCATCAGTCAGACGGCGGAGCGCGACGGCTGGCGCTTCGACATCGGCGGTCACCGGTTCTTCACCAAGGTCCGAGAGGTGGAGGCGCTCTGGCACGAGATCCTCCCCGACGAGGACTTCCTCATGCGGCCGCGCATGAGCCGCATCTTCTACGGAGGCAAGTTCTACGACTACCCCCTGAAGGCCGGCAACGCCCTGAGGAACCTCGGCGTCGTCGAGGCCGTCCTCTGTGTCCTCTCGTACGTCTGGGCGCGCGTCCGGCCACCGAAGGACCAGTCGAACTTCGAGGGCTGGGTCTCGGCCCGCTTCGGTGCCCGCCTGTACCGCACGTTCTTCAAGACCTACACCGAGAAGGTCTGGGGCGTGCCCGCCACTGAGATCCAGGCCGACTGGGCGGCCCAGCGGATCAAGAACCTCTCGCTCTTCACCGCCGTGCTCAACGCGCTCCTGCCGAAGCGCAACCAGAAGGACATCGCCTCGCTGATCGAGGAGTTCCAGTACCCCAAGTACGGTCCCGGCATGATGTGGGAGCGCTGCCGCGACCTGGTCGTAGAGGCGGGCTCCGACGTCGTCATGGAGGCCCGGGTCACCAAGGTCCGCCACGATGGCGGCCGGGCCGTCGAGGTGGTGTGGGTGCGAGACGGCGTGGAGTCCGCCCACCCCTGCACCGACGTCGTCTCGTCGATGCCTCTCCCGTCGCTGATCCGGGCCATGGACCCACCGGTGCCCGACGCCGTGCGGGCGGCCGCCGATGACCTCAAGTTCCGCGACTTCCTCACCGTGGCGCTGGTGGTGCCGGAGGAAGCCGGCTTCCCGGACAACTGGATCTACGTCCACTCCGCCGACGTCCACCTGGGCCGCATCCAGAACTTCGGCTCCTGGTCGCCCTACCTGGTGAAGGAGGGTCGGACCTGCCTCGGACTGGAGTACTTCGTGTTCGAGGGCGACCACCTCTGGACCATGGCCGACGACGATCTCATCGCCCTCGGCGCCCGCGAGCTCGCCACACTCGGGCTCGTCGATCCTGCCCGCGTCGAGGCCGGCTACGTCGTGCGCATGCCCAAGGCCTATCCGACCTACGACGAGCACTACCGGGCCAACGTCGACGTCCTCCGGGCCTGGCTGGCCGAGCATGCTCCCAACGTGCACCCCGTCGGCCGCAATGGCATGCACCGGTACAACAACCAGGACCACTCGATGATGACGGCAATGCTCACCGTCGAGAACATCCTCGGCGCCCGCCACGACATCTGGGCGGTCAACGTCGAGGAGGAGTACCACGAGGAACGCGCCGCCGAGGGACCCGAGGACGTGCGCGTCAGCCGGTCCGGCCGGGCCGCACCGATCATCCCGAGGGCGGTGCAGGACGCGGCGGCCGAACAGCGCCGGCTCCGGAGCGGCTGA
- a CDS encoding glycosyltransferase family 39 protein — protein MPSSRADAGPPPVLVVALVLAVVAGVVLRAWSRSDLWLDEALTVNIASLPVGEMVDALERDGHPPLYYLLLHGWMRLVGSGDLAVRTLSGLLGVVALPLMALVGRRHGGAPVAVAALVILTTSPFAVRYATEVRMYALVIVLVLLGWLALRQARSAPSAPWLVAVAAVSGLLLLTHYWAFFLLAAVGGALAWEAWRVGPGDLRRTATRLAVGVAAGGILFLPWLPSFLVQAGSTGTPWGRPERPATVLMVTLRDFGGGANAEAELLGFLLLALVAIGLLGRAVGSSRVELDLRTRPGVRPEAVVVGATLGIGVVAGYVFDSAFASRYAAIILPLVVLMAAVGVVQLPRASVQAGVLAVLAVLGLLGGARNLVTQRTQAGQVASAVTATASSGDVVAYCPDQLGPAVSRLLPDDLRQLALADDVAPHFVDWVDYADRMAEADTAAFAAEVDELAGDRTVWLVWSGGYRTLEGTCEALTNDLAVLRPDRTVMVESGEQFEHAWLFRFGPTG, from the coding sequence GTGCCCTCCAGCCGCGCCGACGCCGGACCCCCGCCGGTGCTCGTCGTCGCCCTCGTCCTCGCCGTGGTGGCGGGGGTCGTCCTCCGGGCGTGGAGCCGGTCGGACCTCTGGCTCGACGAGGCGCTGACGGTCAACATCGCCAGCCTGCCGGTCGGCGAGATGGTCGATGCCCTGGAGCGCGACGGGCATCCTCCGCTCTACTACCTGCTCCTGCACGGCTGGATGCGGCTCGTCGGCTCGGGTGACCTCGCCGTCCGGACCCTCTCGGGACTCCTCGGTGTCGTCGCCCTGCCGCTGATGGCGCTCGTCGGCCGGCGCCACGGAGGAGCGCCCGTGGCTGTTGCCGCCCTCGTCATCCTGACGACCTCGCCGTTCGCCGTGCGGTACGCCACCGAGGTGCGGATGTACGCCCTGGTGATCGTGCTCGTGCTGCTCGGCTGGCTGGCGCTGCGGCAGGCCCGGTCGGCGCCCAGCGCGCCCTGGCTGGTCGCCGTCGCGGCGGTCAGCGGCCTCCTCCTGCTGACCCACTACTGGGCCTTCTTCCTCCTCGCCGCCGTCGGCGGAGCCCTGGCGTGGGAGGCGTGGCGGGTCGGCCCGGGTGACCTCCGCCGGACCGCGACGAGGCTGGCGGTCGGTGTCGCCGCCGGTGGGATCCTCTTCCTGCCGTGGTTGCCGTCGTTCCTGGTCCAGGCGGGCAGCACCGGGACCCCGTGGGGCAGGCCGGAGCGACCGGCCACGGTGCTCATGGTGACCCTCCGGGACTTCGGTGGCGGAGCCAACGCCGAGGCCGAGCTGCTGGGCTTCCTCCTCCTCGCCCTCGTGGCCATCGGACTCCTCGGACGAGCGGTGGGCAGCAGTCGCGTCGAGCTCGACCTGAGGACCCGACCGGGTGTGCGTCCGGAGGCGGTCGTCGTCGGCGCGACCCTGGGCATCGGAGTGGTCGCCGGCTACGTCTTCGACAGCGCCTTCGCCAGCCGGTACGCCGCGATCATCTTGCCCCTGGTGGTGCTGATGGCGGCCGTGGGGGTCGTGCAGCTCCCTCGTGCATCGGTGCAAGCCGGTGTCCTAGCGGTCCTCGCGGTCCTCGGCCTCCTCGGCGGGGCGCGCAACCTCGTCACCCAACGGACCCAGGCCGGCCAGGTCGCTTCGGCCGTCACCGCGACGGCCTCGTCGGGCGACGTCGTGGCCTACTGCCCAGACCAGCTCGGTCCGGCGGTGAGCCGACTCCTGCCCGACGACCTCCGCCAGCTGGCGCTCGCCGACGACGTGGCCCCCCACTTCGTGGACTGGGTCGACTACGCCGACCGCATGGCGGAGGCCGACACCGCAGCGTTCGCCGCCGAGGTCGACGAGCTCGCCGGTGACCGGACCGTGTGGCTGGTGTGGTCTGGGGGCTACCGCACGCTCGAGGGAACCTGTGAGGCGCTTACCAACGACCTCGCCGTCCTCCGACCCGACCGCACCGTGATGGTGGAATCGGGCGAGCAGTTCGAGCACGCGTGGCTCTTCCGGTTCGGGCCGACTGGGTGA